Proteins found in one Tsukamurella paurometabola DSM 20162 genomic segment:
- a CDS encoding pirin family protein, with protein sequence MPAVTADTLTLPHIAAATAGETDRPVRKITTGPRGYEGEGFPVVRAFAGVHPRDLDPFVHMDQMGEVEYEPGEPKGTSWHPHRGFETVTYMIDGLFQHQDSHGGGGLISDGATQWMTAGSGILHIETPPAELVESGGTFHGIQLWVNLPASEKFSTPAYQNLEGGQTKLVTTPDGGALIRIVAGEVDGHQGPGSTRTPINFVHATVAPGAEASLPWNRDFNALVYVLSGRGTVGPVGHPIHEGQLAQLGPGDRITVRADESQDANRPALEVLILGGQPIREPVVQYGPFVMNTKAELIQAMEDFNAGKFGHIPPDALMPHVVR encoded by the coding sequence ATGCCCGCCGTGACCGCCGATACCCTCACCCTCCCCCATATCGCCGCCGCGACCGCGGGCGAGACCGACCGCCCCGTCCGGAAGATCACCACCGGTCCGCGCGGCTACGAGGGCGAGGGCTTTCCCGTGGTGCGCGCCTTCGCCGGTGTGCACCCGCGCGACCTCGACCCGTTCGTCCACATGGACCAGATGGGCGAGGTCGAGTACGAGCCCGGTGAACCCAAGGGCACCAGCTGGCACCCGCACCGCGGCTTCGAGACCGTGACCTACATGATCGACGGCCTGTTCCAGCACCAGGACAGCCACGGCGGCGGCGGACTGATCTCCGACGGCGCCACACAGTGGATGACCGCCGGCTCCGGCATCCTGCACATCGAGACCCCGCCCGCCGAGCTGGTGGAGTCCGGCGGCACCTTCCACGGCATCCAACTGTGGGTGAACCTGCCTGCCAGCGAGAAGTTCTCGACACCCGCCTACCAGAATCTGGAGGGCGGCCAGACGAAACTGGTCACCACCCCGGACGGCGGCGCGCTGATCCGCATCGTGGCGGGTGAGGTGGACGGCCATCAGGGCCCCGGCAGCACCCGCACGCCGATCAACTTCGTGCACGCCACCGTTGCCCCGGGCGCCGAGGCCTCGCTGCCGTGGAACCGCGACTTCAACGCGCTGGTCTACGTGCTCAGCGGGCGCGGCACCGTGGGACCCGTCGGCCACCCGATCCACGAGGGCCAGCTCGCGCAGCTCGGCCCCGGCGACCGGATCACGGTGCGCGCCGACGAATCTCAGGATGCGAACCGGCCCGCGCTGGAGGTGTTGATCCTGGGCGGGCAGCCGATCCGCGAGCCCGTGGTGCAATACGGCCCGTTCGTGATGAACACCAAAGCCGAACTGATCCAGGCGATGGAAGACTTCAACGCCGGCAAATTCGGTCACATCCCGCCCGACGCCCTGATGCCGCACGTGGTGCGCTGA
- a CDS encoding alpha/beta fold hydrolase translates to MTRACGFAVGADGTEIFYIDYGTAYADTVDPTKPAYLLIHGWSASGDSWGLPLVDELTAAGHRVVTVDNRGHGRSSVPSSFTTEDFAGDVRAVRELLGLDEVYLVGWSYGGLIIADHLTVYGTDGVLGVGLIGAITSIGGTKEGQFPAGVTGPAMNGALPAALSAKPGTAIPALASVRMLPKGFDQETLGPVAQRVFGHSLSTPPAVRGGLFRRTVDHDADLATWTFPVLIQHGRDDEVVAPVTAEHHAVVLPHSTLSWWDGGGHAPFIVDPARCARELLDLRG, encoded by the coding sequence GTGACTCGTGCATGTGGATTCGCCGTCGGGGCCGACGGCACGGAGATCTTCTACATCGACTACGGCACCGCGTACGCGGACACCGTCGACCCGACGAAACCGGCGTATCTGCTGATCCACGGTTGGTCGGCGAGCGGGGACTCCTGGGGGTTGCCGCTGGTCGACGAGCTGACCGCGGCAGGACACCGGGTGGTCACCGTCGACAACCGCGGCCACGGGCGCAGTTCGGTGCCCTCGTCTTTCACGACCGAGGACTTCGCCGGCGACGTCAGGGCCGTGCGCGAGTTGCTGGGCCTCGATGAGGTGTATCTGGTGGGCTGGTCGTACGGCGGCCTGATCATCGCCGACCACCTCACCGTGTACGGCACCGACGGGGTGCTCGGTGTCGGCCTGATCGGTGCGATCACCTCGATCGGCGGAACGAAAGAGGGACAGTTCCCCGCAGGCGTGACCGGCCCCGCGATGAACGGCGCTCTGCCCGCTGCGCTGTCGGCGAAACCCGGCACCGCGATCCCGGCCCTGGCGAGCGTCCGGATGCTGCCGAAGGGCTTCGACCAGGAGACTCTCGGCCCCGTCGCCCAGCGTGTCTTCGGCCACTCCTTGTCCACCCCGCCTGCGGTGCGCGGCGGGCTGTTCCGGCGCACCGTCGACCATGATGCCGACCTCGCGACATGGACCTTCCCGGTATTGATCCAGCACGGACGCGACGATGAGGTGGTTGCCCCGGTCACTGCCGAGCACCACGCGGTGGTGCTACCGCATTCCACGCTGTCGTGGTGGGACGGCGGAGGTCACGCGCCCTTCATCGTGGACCCGGCCCGCTGCGCCCGCGAACTCCTCGATCTGCGGGGTTAA
- the mshA gene encoding D-inositol-3-phosphate glycosyltransferase: MCGVKLDGVPIGKSAAAVTPRRIAVLSVHTSPLAQPGMGDAGGMNVYIWQTSLELAARGIEVEIFTRATSSSDAPIVEAAPGIRVRNVVAGPFEGLDKTDLPAQLCAFAAGVQRAEAREEPGYFDLIHSHYWLSGQVGWLARDRWGVPLVHTAHTLAAVKNRALAEGDTAEPQARIIGEQQVSDEADRLIVNTEVEASQLADLHDVPLDRIDVVYPGADLATYTPGDGAGARRELGIAPDELVLTFVGRIQPHKAPDLLLRAAAPLIHAHPDRRIRILVVGGPSGTGLERPDALIALARELGIEHAVTFEPPRPPAGLAEVYRASDLVVVPSYSESFGLVAVEAQACGTPVVAAKVGGLSVAVADGVSGRLIDGHDPQEWTAVLDELTANAELRTELAAGATEHARRFSWARTADGLLNSYAKAIEARQEATQTVRRRRRRAGVRA; this comes from the coding sequence ATCTGCGGGGTTAAGCTGGACGGCGTGCCTATCGGGAAGTCTGCGGCCGCCGTCACGCCGCGCCGGATCGCGGTGCTGTCGGTGCACACCTCCCCGCTCGCGCAACCGGGAATGGGTGACGCGGGCGGAATGAACGTCTACATCTGGCAGACCTCCCTCGAACTTGCCGCGCGCGGCATCGAGGTGGAGATCTTCACCCGGGCCACCAGCTCGTCGGACGCTCCGATCGTGGAAGCGGCGCCGGGGATTCGCGTTCGCAACGTGGTCGCCGGGCCCTTCGAGGGGCTCGACAAGACCGATCTGCCGGCACAGCTGTGCGCCTTCGCGGCCGGGGTCCAGCGCGCCGAGGCCCGCGAGGAGCCCGGCTACTTCGACCTGATCCATTCGCACTACTGGCTCTCGGGCCAGGTCGGGTGGCTCGCCCGCGATCGCTGGGGCGTGCCGCTGGTGCACACCGCGCACACCCTCGCCGCGGTGAAGAACCGCGCTCTCGCGGAGGGGGACACCGCGGAACCGCAGGCACGGATCATCGGCGAGCAGCAGGTCTCCGACGAGGCGGACCGGCTGATCGTCAACACCGAGGTCGAAGCCAGCCAGCTCGCCGACCTGCACGATGTACCGCTGGACCGCATCGACGTGGTCTACCCCGGCGCTGACCTCGCCACCTACACCCCCGGCGACGGCGCCGGCGCACGCCGCGAACTGGGGATCGCGCCCGACGAGCTGGTGCTCACCTTCGTCGGACGAATCCAGCCGCACAAGGCCCCCGACCTGCTGCTGCGCGCCGCGGCACCGCTCATCCACGCGCATCCCGATCGCCGCATCCGGATACTGGTGGTGGGCGGACCGTCGGGCACGGGTCTGGAGCGCCCGGATGCGCTGATCGCGCTCGCCCGGGAGCTGGGTATCGAACACGCCGTGACGTTCGAGCCCCCGCGACCGCCCGCCGGACTCGCGGAGGTGTACCGCGCCTCCGACCTCGTTGTGGTGCCGAGCTATTCGGAGTCTTTCGGACTGGTCGCCGTGGAGGCGCAAGCCTGCGGTACGCCGGTGGTGGCCGCCAAGGTCGGCGGCCTGTCGGTAGCGGTAGCGGACGGTGTCTCGGGTCGGCTGATCGACGGGCACGATCCTCAGGAGTGGACGGCGGTGTTGGACGAGCTCACTGCGAACGCGGAGCTGCGCACGGAGCTGGCCGCCGGTGCGACCGAACACGCGCGGCGGTTCTCCTGGGCGCGCACGGCGGACGGTCTGTTGAACAGTTACGCGAAGGCGATCGAGGCGCGGCAGGAGGCGACGCAGACGGTGCGCCGTCGCCGGCGCCGGGCGGGAGTACGGGCGTGA
- a CDS encoding SMI1/KNR4 family protein — MDTETMVEELQELIADLARERVRAGEEDGDGLEIRLDLDPDGQVIATAAPAPPATEAEIAQAEAALGRPYPPELRALLGVANGFPGYFYGDTLLGTSGVGTAGVAGYPAQFPASIWGIAREYIDEWYAAEVGRLEFSPEDPLDCIPLASDPDASGAAFVVAGSGPGWDAGTVVELEGGVHRYENVREYLRARLALVREA, encoded by the coding sequence ATGGATACGGAGACGATGGTCGAGGAGTTGCAGGAGCTCATTGCGGACCTGGCGCGCGAGCGGGTGCGAGCGGGGGAGGAGGACGGGGACGGTCTCGAGATCCGCCTCGACCTCGATCCAGACGGCCAGGTGATCGCCACCGCCGCACCGGCACCACCCGCGACCGAGGCCGAGATCGCGCAGGCCGAGGCCGCCCTCGGGCGGCCCTATCCACCGGAATTGCGCGCACTGCTCGGAGTCGCCAACGGATTCCCCGGCTACTTCTACGGCGACACGCTGCTCGGTACGTCCGGGGTGGGCACCGCCGGGGTGGCGGGATACCCCGCGCAGTTCCCGGCATCGATCTGGGGAATCGCGCGGGAGTACATCGACGAGTGGTACGCGGCGGAGGTTGGGCGTCTCGAGTTCAGTCCCGAGGACCCGCTCGACTGCATCCCACTGGCATCGGACCCCGACGCCTCAGGGGCGGCGTTCGTGGTGGCCGGCAGCGGACCCGGATGGGACGCGGGCACCGTCGTCGAGCTCGAGGGCGGAGTCCACCGGTACGAGAACGTGCGCGAGTACCTCCGCGCCCGACTGGCGCTGGTCCGAGAGGCCTGA
- a CDS encoding YbjN domain-containing protein: protein MTPEQLETALTERELDFTRKEETGKDVSHFIVELPGEKKLKTTTMITLGVHGARVEAFVCRHPDENFEGVYRYLLRRNRRLYGVAYTIDRTGDIYLTGRFAEFTEDELDRVLGQVLEAADGDFNTLLELGFSTAIRREFEWRIARGEPLWNLKPFEHLLPEFPDLPEQQK, encoded by the coding sequence ATGACACCCGAGCAACTGGAGACCGCACTCACCGAGCGCGAGCTGGACTTCACGCGGAAGGAGGAGACCGGCAAGGACGTGTCCCACTTCATCGTGGAACTTCCCGGTGAGAAGAAGCTCAAGACCACCACGATGATCACCCTCGGCGTGCACGGTGCCCGGGTGGAGGCCTTCGTGTGCCGGCATCCCGACGAGAATTTCGAGGGTGTGTACCGGTATCTGTTGCGGCGCAACCGACGCCTGTACGGCGTGGCGTACACGATCGATCGCACCGGCGATATCTACCTCACCGGCCGGTTCGCCGAGTTCACCGAGGACGAGCTGGATCGCGTGCTGGGGCAGGTGCTCGAAGCCGCCGATGGTGACTTCAACACCCTGCTCGAATTGGGCTTCTCCACGGCGATTCGCCGCGAGTTCGAGTGGAGAATCGCTCGCGGCGAACCGCTGTGGAACCTCAAGCCGTTCGAGCACCTGCTTCCTGAATTTCCCGATCTTCCGGAGCAGCAGAAGTAG